The genomic region CCTTAGACCCAAACCACAAAAACCTGATGGTAGGTATTAACCAAGATGGTGTTAGTTATGAGTTTAAGAACTTGACTCAAATTAAATACTGGGACAAAGTAATTGACCGGTTGAAATCGAAAAGGGATGTCTGTCTACGTAAAGCAAAGTTTATTGAAACCTACGAAGGCAGAGGCTATTGGCAGCCCAGTAAGCGTTGGCTGAGGATAAATAAGGCTTTGGATAAGGCCTATAATGCCCGGCGAGAACAGATTAAGCAGGGATTATATGCAATCGCTAACCGGCTGGCCAAAACCTATGATTTAGTTCTTATGGGTGATTATACCCCCACCTTGGAAACAGCTAAATATGATAATATGCACCGTTCGATGCTAAACCGGACAGCCATTGCTAAAGCCAGGAAAATTATTGCCTGGGTCATGGAGAAGTCCGGCAAGCATTTTAAAGAGGTAGCAGAGGAAGGAACCACTAAAACCTGTTCCTTCTGTGGCCATGAAGAAAAGAAGGACCCAACGGTGCGGGTCTTTACCTGCCCTAACTGTCAGACGACACTTAGCAGGGACATAAATAGTGCTATCAATATAGCCAAAAAAGAAAATTTATTGCCGTGCCTCGGCTATGTGGAAGACTTAAGTCGTACCACGTACACTGTGGCCTGGGATTACACTAGGTGTGACCTGATGGTGCAGATGAATTAAACAGAAACCGTGATAGGTTTCTGCCTGGATTTAGTTAGTTTTAAGTAAATTTAGGAAGGCGG from Desulfotomaculum nigrificans DSM 574 harbors:
- a CDS encoding RNA-guided endonuclease InsQ/TnpB family protein, encoding MIFNRKIRLIVTDEQARILDSQSKKCNWLYNQLLAIARDDYINNGNSKKLLSGRNLRNQVPILKQDNPFLKTVHSSPLKNVALRLKDAYMRSFKQGNGLPKFRAWKKKWFSLLYDEPNKGFRINGRELKLSLGTNKEGKRLYITLALEDTPASPESTIKNLRITKDHKAYYAVFCIEKPDKKPAKRLKWIALDPNHKNLMVGINQDGVSYEFKNLTQIKYWDKVIDRLKSKRDVCLRKAKFIETYEGRGYWQPSKRWLRINKALDKAYNARREQIKQGLYAIANRLAKTYDLVLMGDYTPTLETAKYDNMHRSMLNRTAIAKARKIIAWVMEKSGKHFKEVAEEGTTKTCSFCGHEEKKDPTVRVFTCPNCQTTLSRDINSAINIAKKENLLPCLGYVEDLSRTTYTVAWDYTRCDLMVQMN